The Burkholderia latens genome segment GATACATCGCCTCTGCTGCCGATCGGGTCATCATAATCCCGCAGGCCGATAGGGGCGACGCTCGCAACGTATGTCGCGCCCGGCTCGCAAACGCGGCGTGCCGCCATGCGACGACCGCTTCTTACTCATTCGCCGGCGCACCGCGTTTCTGCTGCAACTTCGCCGGCAGCCGCCAGGTGCCGCTGCGCCGCAAGCCGTCGACGAATTTCACGCGCTCGTCGGGTGTCAGCGTCGCCGCAAAGTCGACGACACTGCGCTCGACCTGCGCACGCAATGCACTGTCGGCCGCTCGCGTCCGTTCCAGCGCCGCGTCGATCGCCGTACGATCGAGTTGCGGCGCGGCGAGCAGGTCCAGCACCGTGATACGCCCGTCGCGCCCTTCCCGCGCGAAATCCCGGCCGTCCTTGCGCGCCGCCTTCAGTGCCGCCGCGAACTCGCGCTGACGCGCGTCGGGCAATTCGTCCGCGGCGAAACGCAGGGCCGTGCGCGGCGCGGGACCGCCGGCCGCATGCAGGTCGCGATGCGTCGAGAACCACTGATACGCGCCGCCGCCGATCGCGCCGAGCATGAACACGTTCAACACGACCGAGCCGACGAGAACGAATTTCCAGTTGCGTTCACTCATTCGTCCGCTCCGTCGATGCTCGGGCCGCCGAACGTCGTCGTCAGATAGACGGGCTCGTGTTGCACGATCGGCGCGCTGCCGAGCATCAGCATCGACACGGCCACCGCGCCGGCGAGCGCACCGGCCAGCCCGACGCCCGCGAACGCGGCGCCCGACCACCACGCTCTGCCGCGACGTCGCGCGCGTTGCGGCGCCGGCGCCGTCGCGACGATGCGTTCGACCAGCGCCGGCGCGGGCGGCGCAACCGTGTCCTGCATCAGCCATGCATCGAGCTCGGCGGCTTCGTCGAGCGCTTCCAGTGCGTCGCGCGGATGCGCGTGCGCCCACGCTTCGGCCGCCGCGCGTTCGGCTTGCGGCCAGCGCCGCGCATCCGAGCCGTACGCGGCGACGATGGTACGGAATCGTTCGGGTGTCATCGCTTGTCCTCGCTAGGTGAGTCACCGGCCAGTTGCGCGCGCAAGTTGCGCCTCGCGCGCGCGAGCAGGCTTTCCAGCGCATCGACGGTGATGCCCATCAGGTTGGCCGCTTCGACGTTCGACATCTCCTGATAGTACTGGAGCACGAGCGCTTCCCGCTGCCGGGGCGGCAACGCGGCAAGCGCAGCGCGCACGCGCACGTCGCGCGAGCGCAGTTCCGCGTGCGCGGCCGGCTCGGGTTGCGTGTCGGCCACGTCGGGCAGCGTGTCGACCGGCTCCTCGCGCCGTCCGCGCAAGCGGTCGTAGCACAGATTCAGCACGACGCGATGCAGCCACGTGTCGAAACGGGCTTCGCCGTCGCGCCAGCGCGGCGCATGATTCCAGATGCGTAAAAAGGTTTCCTGCGCAACGTCTTCCGCTTCGCTGCGGTCGCCGAGCATGCGTGTTGCCAGCGCAAGCAGACGCGGCAGCTTGCGCGCGACGAGCACGCGCACGGCCGATGCATCGCGCGCACCGACTCGCGCGACGAGTTCCGCGTCCGGATCGGCGTCGCTCAACGCGCACGGCTCCGCAACGTGCGGCACGCATGCGGCAGGCTGCCGGCGGACACGTCCGCGATCCGCCTGATGCTCATCGTCGTACTCTCCTTGCATGCGTCGGGCCGGCGCGTCGACAGCGTGTGATGCGACGCGCGCGGGCTCGGCATTGTCGGTCTCATCGATATCCGTTCCGAGCGGCATGTCGATTCCGTCGATCGCGCGCCGGCCGGCGCGATCAATATACGACGACCGGCGCGGGCCGGTAATACACCGGACGCGCCGGCACCACGACGCAACCTGTCAGCACGACGGCCGCGGCTATTACGATCAACACGGTTCTGACGGGCATGGGTCGACTCGCAAGGTTACGTGAGGGCATGCGATCGCGCGAACGCGGCGCATCGCACGGCGTCGTGCGTGTCACGCCCAGTGTCCCGGCACCCAGCGCCAGTCGGGACCGCGCGCGACCCAGTGCCCCGGCACCCAGTGATAACCGGCACGCACTGCCTGCCAATGCCCGGGAATCCATACGTAGCGGCCGTGCCGCCAGTGCCAGTGACCTTGGTCCCACACATAACCCGCGCGCGGCGCCGGCATCACTTCGACGCGGGGCGGCGGCGGTGCGACGGGCGCAACGACGATCGTCTGCGCGAACACGGCGGACGTTGCGAGCGCGGCCGCGCATCCCGCGGCAAACCGTAATGAAATGGAAGGTTTCATGAAAGACTCCGAAGCATCGTGGATCGAATGTCCATGGCCGGAAGCGGCCGTTCATCCGTTAAACGGCGCATGCGATCCGAATCCGTCGCTGCATCGGCAGAAAATTTTCGCAGCGCGGCGGCAGACCGCGCGCGCATTGCATGCGGCGTGCACGGCTTGCGCGGCGTGCGGCCCGATTACCGTCTGTCACAACCCGGCAAAACTGCGCTTCGACAATGCACGTCACCGGGATCCCGCTCGTTTCCGGCCCACGCCCCGGACGCGCTCGCGCGCGGCCGCGCGGTTCCACATCTCGCGTACCATCGAACGAAAATACGATCATGTCGAACCAGGACAACTTCCCTGCCGAGCCGAACGAGCCGGCCGCTTCCGTCTCGCGTCGCGGCTTCCTGAAACTGGCCGGCGTCTCCGGCCTCGCGACCGCCGCGAGCGGGCTCGCGACCGCCCGTGCCGCTGCGTCGGCGCCGGACGGCACGCCCGAACAGGTGCACCTGACGTGGGGCAACGACCCGGCGTCCGAGGTCGTGATCTCGTGGGCGTCGCTCGCGCCGGCCGTCAATCCGCGCGCGCGCATCGTCGCCGACGGCGAGCCGGCCCGCACCGTGCACGGCGTGCAGCGCCTCTACACCGACGGCCTGAACGGCGAGACCGTGTTCACATATCACGCACGCGTGCACGGCCTGAAGCCGGACACGCGCTATCGCTACGA includes the following:
- a CDS encoding periplasmic heavy metal sensor; translation: MSERNWKFVLVGSVVLNVFMLGAIGGGAYQWFSTHRDLHAAGGPAPRTALRFAADELPDARQREFAAALKAARKDGRDFAREGRDGRITVLDLLAAPQLDRTAIDAALERTRAADSALRAQVERSVVDFAATLTPDERVKFVDGLRRSGTWRLPAKLQQKRGAPANE
- a CDS encoding RNA polymerase sigma factor produces the protein MPLGTDIDETDNAEPARVASHAVDAPARRMQGEYDDEHQADRGRVRRQPAACVPHVAEPCALSDADPDAELVARVGARDASAVRVLVARKLPRLLALATRMLGDRSEAEDVAQETFLRIWNHAPRWRDGEARFDTWLHRVVLNLCYDRLRGRREEPVDTLPDVADTQPEPAAHAELRSRDVRVRAALAALPPRQREALVLQYYQEMSNVEAANLMGITVDALESLLARARRNLRAQLAGDSPSEDKR
- a CDS encoding YXWGXW repeat-containing protein; its protein translation is MKPSISLRFAAGCAAALATSAVFAQTIVVAPVAPPPPRVEVMPAPRAGYVWDQGHWHWRHGRYVWIPGHWQAVRAGYHWVPGHWVARGPDWRWVPGHWA